The DNA sequence CCTGTACGAAGCCTCCGGCCACATCGGCGGCCAGCTCGACATCGCCCGCCGCATCCCCGGCAAGGAGGAGTTCGAGGAGACCATCCGCTACTACGGCACCCAACTCGCCGAGCACGCGGTCGAGGTCAAGCTGAACACCCGCGCCGACGTCGAGACCCTGCGCGGCTACGACGAGGTCGTCGTCGCCACCGGCGTCACCCCCCGCACCCCCGACATCGAGGGCGTCGACGGCCCCAACGTCGTCAGCTACCTCGACGTCCTGCGCGACGGCGCCCCCGTCGGGCAGCGCGTCGCCGTCCTCGGCGCCGGCGGAATCGGCTTCGACGTCGCCGAGTTCCTCACCGACAGTGGCGAAGGCGCTTCCCAGGACCCCGAGGTCTACTTCCGCCACTGGGGCGTGGACACCGCGTACACCGGCCCCGGCGGCCTCACGGCCCCCGAGCGGCCCGCCCCGCCGCGCCAGGTCCACCTGCTCCAGCGCAAGAGCACCAAGGTCGGCTCCGGGCTCGGCACCACCACCGGCTGGATCCACCGGGCGGAGCTCAAGCACCGCGGGGTCGTCTCCGTCGCGGGGGCCGCGTACGACCGGATCGACGGCGAGGGCCTGCACATCACGGTGGAGGGCGAGCAGCGCCTCGTACCCGCCGACACGGTCGTGCTCTGCACCGGCCAGGAACCGCGCCGCGACCTGTACGAGGCCCTGCGCGCGGCCGGCGTCGAGGCGCACCTGATCGGAGGCGCCGACGTGGCCGCCGAACTGGACGCCAAGCGGGCCATCCGTCAGGGCACCGAACTGGCCGCCACCCTCTGAGGACCGGCTGACGCAAAGGGAGTTGTGGCGGCCCCGGCCGGGCCGCCACAATCACCCGGTGACGACGCTGACACCGGCAGACGCGGACAAGATCCTCCACGACAACTTCGCCCCCTGGGTGCTCGCCCTCGGACTCACCGTCCAGGAGACCGGCGAACGGCACGCCGTACTGCGGCTGCCCTGGTCCGACGCCCTCGCCCGCGACGGCGGGGGCCTCAGCGGCCAGGCCCTGATGGCCGCCGCGGACACCGCCACCGTCATCGCGATCTCCGCCGCGCGCGGGGCCTACGGTCCGATGACCACCGTCCAGCAGTCCACCAGCTTCCAGCGGCCGGTGGTCGGCGCCGACGTGCTGATCGACGTACGCATCACCAAACTCGGCAAGCGGATGGCCTTCGCCGACATCACCATGACGCCCGAGGGCGCCGGCGAACCGGCCGCGAAGGCCTCCACCGTCTACGCCCTGCTGGGATGACGGGCAGGCGCACCGGACTGATCCACAACCGCCCCTTCACCGTCTTCTGGCTCGGCCAGGCCCTGTCGGTGCTCGGCGGCTCGGTATCGATGCTCGCCCTGCCGCTGCTCGTCCTCGAAGTCACCGGATCCCTGGTCGGGATGGGCCTGATCACCGCCCTCTCCGGCGTCTTCGCCATCGCCACGGGAACCTTCGCGGGCCACGTGGTGGACCGGGTCGACCGCCGCCGCCTGATGATCGGCTGCGACCTCGCGCGGGCGGTGCTGCTGGGCTCCGTACCGCTGATGTGGTCCTTCGGCGGCCCGCGGATCTGGCTGCTGTACGTGCTGACCGCGCTGGTCACCGTACTGAAAACGCTCTTCGACGTGGCCTACGTGAGCGCCGTGCCCTCCCTGGTCGAACCGGCCGACCTGGCCGCCGCCAACGGGCGGCTGATGGGCACCTTCGCCCTCGGCACCCTCCTCGGCCCCGTCGTGGCCGGCCTGCTCGTCTCGGGGGTCGGCGGGGCCTGGGCGCTGGCCCTGGACGGGGCGAGCTTCCTCGTCTCGGCGGTCAGCCTGCGCTGGGTCCGCTTCGGCGTACGGGGGGACCCGGCGGAGCCCCGCCCATCGGGGAGCACCTCCCTGCGCGAGGTCTTCGTGGTCGGCTTCCGCTTCCTGTGGGCACACGCCCTGCTGCGCCCGCTGACGATCCTGCTCACCCTCCTCACCTTCGTCACCGTGGGCGCCACCGACCTGCTGATCTTCCGCCTCCAGAACGACCTCGACCGCGACCCGGCGACCGTCGGCTACGTGATCGCCGTGAGCGGCATCGGCGTCGTGTGCGCCTCCTTCGCCGCCGGGCCGCTGCGCCGGGCCCTCGGCTTCGGCCCGTGCTGGCTCGGCTCCGTCGCGCTGATCGGCGTGTCGGTGGCGGCCATCGGGGTCGGCCGCAGCGTGCCCCTGATCGCGGCGATGGCCGCCCTCTTGATGTTCGGGCTGACGGTGGGCGGCATCTGCTCCATGACCCTGCGCCAGGAAGTCACCCCGGACCACCTGCTCGGGCGGGTCACCTCCGCGTTCTGGACGGTCCACAACGCCTCGGGCCCGGTCGGAGCCGCGGCGCTCACCGCCCTGGCCGCCCGGCACGGGGTCCCGTCGACGAGCCTGGCCGCGGGAGCCTTCTGCCTCCTGATCGCCGCCTCGGGCCTCCTGACCCCGCTCCGCTCCGCCCGCCCGACCCCGCCGCGCAAACCGCCGGCGGCCTCGACCGGGCGTCTGCCGGATCGTGCGGCCGCCGGCCCCCGGCGCCGCGATCGGCCGGGGGCGGCAGGCTGATCCGGGTTCAGCCCGCCTGGACGGTGATCGTGCGGCCCGGGGCGACCACGGGGGTCGCGTACGTGTACGTCACCCCGTCCACGACCTTGGTGCGGGCCGGCTGGGGCACTCCGTCGACCGTGAGGGTGGCGTGGACGCCGGGGAAGCGGGCCTCCCAGGTGTAGGGGGAGGTGCCCGAGGTGTGCGTGAGGGTGGACTTGGTCGCCCCGTCGTGGCGGAGGGCGAAGGCCGAGTCGCCGATCCGGAGGTCGTCGATCCGCAGCCAGTCCATGCCCGAGGGCAGCCGGGACGCGGTGCTCAGGGTGTGCGCGGGTGCGTCGGGGGTGACGCCCAGCAGACCTTCGACGGTCTGGCCGAGCAGGGTGAAGGAGACCTCGGGGTAGTCACCGTTGGTGCCCTGCTTGGTGTTCACGTGCTGGATGTCCTTGTGGTCGTAGACGTCCTTCATCCACTTCCAGCCGGTGTCGTTGCGGTTGTTCCGGAAGAACGTGTCGGGCAGGTACGTGAGGGCCTCGATGTTGGAGGGCCGGCCCGGGCCCGAGGCCTGCTGGTCGATGTAGTCCAGGTAGGCCTCGCGGCGCGGACCGGGGTCGATGATCTGCTTCATCGGCATGAACCAGCTGTTCTCCTTGCCCCAGCCGGTCAGGGCGCGTCCGTCCGTGGTGTAGCCGCGCACCATGGCCGAGCCCGAACCAGCGCCGGTCCAGGTGGAATTGAAGTACGCCTTGAGGTCCCGGGCCTTGGTCTCGAACCGGCCGGCGAGCGCGCCGTCCCCCTTGGAGCGGGCGAGCGAGGCCATCGCCAGGTACGCCTGGTACTGGGAACCGATCGCGTCTCCCGCCTCGGCGAGCGGCTCGCCGCTCTGCTCGTTGTAGCTGGCGGTGCCCTGGAAGATGCCCTGGCCCGTCCCCTCGGCCACCTCGATCGTGCCGTTGTCCTTGAGCCCGTCGTGCAGGGTGACGAACTCGTCGGTGGCGCGGCGGTAGAAGTTCCACAGGGCCGGATCGTCGAGATAGGCGCGGTCCCCGCTCCAGCGGTACGCCTCCTCGGACTTCTGCACCAGCTCGAAGGTGGCGGGCACCTCGCGGACGAAGTTCTTCGGGCTCTTGTAGTCGATCGACAGGTAGGTCGAGGTGTCGAAGTTGAAGGCCCACGCCGGGTAGTACTTGTGCTCCGGGGTTGCGGACGCGGCGAAGGAGCGGAGCATCGACTTGTTCTCGGCGTGCAGGGCGAGCACGCCCGCGCCGGACAGCTGGTGGGCCATGTCGCGCGAGTAGTAGCCGCTGCGGTTGGCGTAGCCGGCCCAGTAGGAGGCGGCGTAGGTGCCGTTGCCGCTGCCGGCGGTGCGGTTCTCGTCCACGTTCAGCGGGCCCCGGGTGCCCGGCAGGTGGACCCAGCTGTTGGCCTTGCGCTTGGACCAGTCGAACATCTCGACGATCTTCGGGTCGGAGGAGCTGACCCGCGGGTCGGCGGGTGAGGCGGGGGAGAACATCACGTCGTCGGCGTTGACCCAGGCGTCCCCGGACTCGAAGGCGATCTCCAGGGTGTCGCCGGGGGTGAGAGCGATCCGGCTGAGCGTGTAGCGCCGGTAGTTCGAAGCACTCGGCAGGGTGAGCGCGGCGGCGACCGCGCCGTTCACGCGGGCGGTGTAGCGGCCGTTCGGGCCGCCGGTCGCGATCCAGGCGGATATGTCGTACGTCCCAGGGCCCGTGGCCGTCACGGTCTGGGACACCTTCTTCCCCGCCCCGCCGTCGAGGTACGCGAGCCGCGCCGCGCCGTGCGGGTAGTTCGTGGCGACCCCGGTGCCGGAGGTGAACCGCCAGCCGGTGCGCCCCTGTTCGAAGCCGGGGTTGGTGACGGTCGGCAAGGCGGGGGCGGGGGCGGGTTCGGCGGCGGGTGCGGCGGCGGCCGCGCCGCCGAGGGTGAGCGGGGTGAGCGGGAGGAGCAGGGCCAGGGCGGACAGCAGTGGCACACGGGAACGCGTCATCGGGTTCTCCCAGGTGTGGGCTGGACGGAGTGGGACGGGGCAGGGCGGAGCGGGCGGCACGCTAGCAACCGGTTCTGAGAGTTTGCAATGGTCTTGTCAGAATCAACTGCGGGATCCAACTGAAAGATTTCATCGAACTCTTGCAAGTCGGAAGACGGCATGGCTACAGTCCTGGCCAGTCGGCTTCCGCAACGGTGCGAGCAGGGGTGGGTCAGGTATGGAACTGGAACGTCGGAGAGTGCTGCGGACGGTTGGAGCCATCGCCGCGGGGGCCGGATCGCTCGGCGGCCTGACCGCCTGTTCCGGCACGGGCGCCGAAGGCGCCGGCGGTCAGGGCGGGGCCGCGGGGGACAAGGAGAAGGGCCGGATCACGGTCTGGTCCTGGCAGGGTCCCGCCGCCGAAATGAAGGCCCTCGTACCGGAGTTCAACAAGAAGTACCCCGGGATCGAGGTGACGGTCGAGGACATCGGCAACCCGGCGATCTGGGACAAGATCACCACCGGGCTCGCGGCCGGCGGTCAGGGGCTCGCCGACGTCCTGCACATAGGCGTCGCCTACCTGCCCGGATACGTCGAGAAGTTCCCCGGTGGCCTCGCCGACCTCGGCCCGCTCGGCGCGAACGCCTACCGGGACGAGTTCGCCCAGGGCATGTGGCAGACCGTGTCCCCCGACGGCAAGCGCGTCAACGCCCTCCCCTGGGAGGCGAATTCGGCGGGCTTCTACTACCGGGCCGACCTCTTCGAGAAGGCAGGGGTCGACGCCGGCGCCCTCCAGACCTGGGAGGAGACCATCGAGGCCGGCAAGGAGATCAAGGGGAAGACCGGCGCCCACCTGCTGGGCATCGACAAGCCCGCCTCCCAGGCCGACGCCGCCAACTTCTTCCAGATGCTGCTCCAGCTCCAGGGCGCCTTCTACTTCGACCTCGCCGGGAACATCACGCTCGACTCCCCGGAGGCCGTGAAGGCCATGACGCTCATCAAGACGATGAACGACGCCGGCCTGGTCAGCGACCTCGCCGGCGGCTGGAACGCCCTGATGAGCTCGCTGAAGCAGGGGACCGCGGCCGTCCTGCCCATGCCCACCTGGTTCGGCGGCATCATCGAGGAGCAGGTGCCCCAGGAAGCGGGCCGGTGGAAGGTCAGGCTGCCCCCGGCCGTGCGCCGCGGCGGATCCACCGCCGCCACGGTCAACTCCACCCACCTCGCGGTGGCGGGCAGCAGCAAGCACCAGGCCGCCGCCTGGTCGTTCGTGGAGTTCGTCCTCACCCGACCCGCCTCCCAGGTGAAGATCTACCGGGGCAAGGGCATCGCCCCCGCCCTGCTGAAGGCCTACGAGGACGCGGTCTTCCACGAGCCGTCCGCCTTCTTCGGCGGACAGAAGAAGGGCGAGGTCTTCCTGGAGGCGCTCAAGGCCCCCTCGTCCGCCTTCAATTACACCGCCGACTACGCACGGGCCCTCAAGCTGGTCACCGACGCCCAGTCCAAGGTGCTGCTGAGCGGCGCCGACCCGGCGAAGGTCCTCAAGGAGGCCGCCGACCAGCTCGGGCGGCAGACCGGACGCAAGGTCTCCCGGTGACCGCCACGCTCACCGGCCGCGAGGCCCGGGCCGTCCCCGCGCGCGGGGCGGCCCGGCGCCCCCGGGCGCGCCGGCGCGTGGCCCCGTACCTCTTCGTCCTGCCCGCGCTGCTCCTCTTCGCCGCCTTCAAGCTCTACCCCATCGGCCGGTCCTTCGTGATCAGCCTCCACCAGACCGTCGGCGGGACCGAGCGGTTCGTGGGCGCGGACAACTACACGCGACTGCTGCACGATCCGCTGTTCTGGACCGCCCTGAAGAACACCGCGGTGATCCTCGCGGTCCAAGTACCGGTCATGCTGGCCCTCGCCACCGGGCTCGCCGTGGCCCTCGACTCCACCGCGCTGCGCGCCCGCGCCGTCTTCCGGCTCGGCTTCTTCCTGCCGATGGTCACCGGCCTGGTCGCCTACGGGATCGTCTTCTCCGTCCTGCTGAACAAGGACTACGGCCTGGCCAACTGGCTGACCGGGCTCGCCGGCCTGGACCCGACGCCCTGGCTGACCGACCCCCTGTGGGCGAAGGTCTCCCTCGGCCTGGCGCTGACCTGGCACTACACGGGCTACAACGCGGTGATCCTGCTCGCCCGCCTACAGACCGTGCCCGCCGAGCTCTACGACGCCGCGGCCGTGGACGGGGCCGGCGCCTGGAGCTCCTTCCGTCACGTCACCCTGCCGGGCCTGCGCCCCGCGCTCCTGCTCACCACGGTGCTGTCCACCATCGGCACCCTGCAGATCTTCGACGAGCCGTACGTGCTCACCGGCGGCGGCCCGGACAACGCCACCCTGACCATCGGCGTGTACCTCTACCAGAACGCCTTCAAGTACTTCGACTTCGGCTACGCCTCCGCCATCGCCTACGCCCTCGCCGTCCTCATCGGCATCCTCGGCGTGATCCAGTTCCGCTTCCTGGGGGAGAAGTCATGACCGCCGCCCGCCACCGCGGCAGGAGCATCCTGCTCACTTCCGGTCTCGCCATCGCGCTGGCCGCCGTCCTGGTCCCCTTCTACTGGCTCGTGGTCGCCGCCACGCACAGCTCGGGGGAGATCTTCGACAGCCCGCCGCCGCTGTTGCCCGGCAGCCACCTCGCGGAGAACGTACAAACCCTCCAGGACACCGCGCAGTTCGGCCGGGTGATCCTCAACTCCCTTCTCATCGCCGCGATCTACACCCTGTGCGCGGGCGCCGTCTGCACGCTGGCCGGCTACGGCTTCGCCAAGTACCGCTTCCGCGGCCGCGAACCGCTGTTCGGACTGCTCATGCTCGGGCTCGTGGTCCCCGCTCAGGTCACCCTCGTACCGCTCTTCCAGTTGATGGCCGAACTGCGCTGGCTGGGCACGTACCAGGCCGTGATCATGCCCAACCTGGCCCTGCCCTTCGGCATCTTCCTGATGCGCCAGTCGATGGCCGCGCTCCCCGACGAACTCCTCGATTCGGGGCGCATGGACGGCTGCGGCGAACTGCGGCTGTTCTGGAGGGTGGTGCTCCCGCCGATGAAACCGGCGCTGGCCGCCCTGGCGATCTTCCTCTTCCTGTACCAGTGGAACGACTTCGTCTGGCCCCTGATCGTCCTGCGCGACAGCGCCACGTTCACCGTCCCCGTGGCCCTCGCCTCCCTCCAGGGCCTCGACGAGACCGACTACGGAGCGATCCTCGCCGGAACCGCGGCCGCCGCGATCCCAATGGCCCTCGTATTCCTCGCGCTCCAGCGCCAGTTCGTGTCCGGCCTGCTCGCCGGCGCCGTGAAGGAGTGACCGTGACCAGCGCCGTGACCACCCCCGTGACCACCGTCGACCCCGTGACCACCGCCGATCCTGTGACCACCGTCGAACCCGTCACCACCGCGGGGCTCGCCCCCGCCCCCGAGGAACCGCTGCTCGACGGGGTCTCGCTCGCCGTCCTCGCCCACGCCCCCGGCGTCCACCCGGCCTGGACCCTGACCGAACTCCCCGACGGGCTGCGGATGCTGGAGGTGCGGGCCGACGGCGCCCCCGTCGAGATCCGCTTCTCCGTGCCCCTCGGCGACGCCGCCGGATACTGGCACCCGCAGGGCGGCTGGCGGCGCACCCTCCTCGCCGACTGGGAGGGCCGTTCCCGGGTCTCGCTGGTCGACGGACACGCCGCCGGCTGCCTCTACGACCACGGCGGCGCCACCCTGCTCACCTTCGCCGCCACCGACCCGGTACCCGAGGCCGCGCTCCGCTTCGGGGTCTCCGAGGAGAACGACACCCACGTCGTCCACCTCCGCCTGCCCGCCGCACGGCAGGCCCACCGGATCCTGCTCGTCCCCCGCTCACCCTCGGTGGCACGGGCCATGCGGGCCCTGCGGTCCTGGTTCGACGCCGAGTTCGCCCCGGCGCCGGTGCCCGACGGGGCCCGCACCCCCGTCTACTCCACCTGGTACGCCTTCAACCAGGACGTCAGCGCCCCCGCCGTCGAAACCCAGGCCGAACTGGCCGCCGGACTCGGCTGCGGAGCACTGATCCTCGACGACGGCTGGCAGGAGGGGGGCCACGGACGCGGTTACGCCGGCTGCGGGGACTGGGAGCCGGACCGGGCCAAGTTCCCCGACTTCGCCGGGCACGTGGCCCGGGTCCGGGCCCACGGGCTGAGCTACCTCGCCTGGGTCGCGCCCCTGCTGCTGGGCTCCGGAGCCGCCTGCCACGACCGCTGGGCCCCCTGCGCGCCCGTCCCCTCCACGGTGCCCGGCGCGCACGTGCTCGACCCCCGCCGCCCGGAGGTGCGCGCGCACGTCGTCGGGCTCTGCGTCCGGCTCGTCCGCGCCTACGGGCTCGACGGACTCAAGCTCGACTTCCTCGAGCAGGCCATGGCGTACGCGGGCGACGGCGCGGGAGACGTCGGAGTGGCCATGGTGACCCTGCTGACGGAACTGCGCGCGGCCCTGGAATCCGTACGCCCCGGCGTGCTGCTGGAACTGCGCCAGCCCTACACCGGCCCCGGCATGGCCCCCTTCGGCAACATGCTGCGCTCCTTCGACTGCCCCGCGGACGCCACCGCGAACCGGGTCCGCACCCTCGATACCGCACTGCTCGCCGTCGGCGGGGCCGTCCACTCCGACATGCTCCTGTGGTCGCCCGAGGCGCCCGTGGAGGTGGTGGCCCGGCAGCTGATCGGGGCCCTGCACGCGGTGCCGCAGATCTCCGTACGGCTGGACGGGCTGCCGGCGGCGCACCGGGAGGCGGTCCGGTTCTGGCTGGGGCGGTGGCGGCTCCACCGCGAGCTGCTGCTGGACGGGGAGGTGGAGCCGGGCCGGCCGGACGAGCTGTACCCGCTGGTGCGGGCCGGCGCCGGGGACCACTGCCTGATGAGCGTGCACGGGGACCGGGTCGTCCCGCTGGACTTCTCCGCGTACAGCCGCTTCGACCTGGTCAACGGCTCGGACCGGGACCGGGTGATGGTCGAGGTGCTGGGCGGTGGCGGCCGGATCCGGGGAGTGGTCCACGGACCCGACGGCCGTATCATGGACGGTCCGCCGTCGTACCTGCCGGAGGGGGCACGCTCGCTGGTGGTGCCGCGCGGCGGTCTGGTATCGCTCACGATCACGGAAGGACCGCGATGAAGGTCGGGATCACCGAGGTCGCCGCTCGCGCCCAGGTCAGCGAGGCGACCGTCAGCCGGGTGATCAACCGACGCCAGGGCGTGTCGAAGAAGACCCGGGACGCGGTCGAACAGGCCATGGCGGACGTCGGCTACGAACGGCAGACCCAGGGCCAACTGGTGGCAGTGATCACCGAGTTCGTGTCCAACCCGTTCTTCGCCGATGTCGCCGAGCGCATCGAGTCGGCGCTCGCCCCGCACGGACTCAAGACCATTCTGTGCCCGGCCTTCCCGGGCGGGGTCCAGGAGCGGGACTTCATCTCCGCGCTCGTCGACAAGGGCGTCGCGGCCGTCGTCTTCCTCTCCGCCTCCAACACCGTCGAAGGCGCCGACACCGAGACGTACGAACTGCTGCGCCAGCGCCGGGTCCCGTACGTCGGCATCAACGGGGAGTTCGCGGACGGGGTGGCGACCCCGGTCTTCTCCACCGATGACGCGCTCGCCGCGGAGCTGGCCGTCGACCACCTCCACCGACTGGGGCACCGCAGGATCGGGATGGCCTCGGGCCCCGCCGGCAACCAGCCCGCGGACCGCAGGGTGCGGGGCTTCCTGGAGGCCATGGCCAAGCGGGGCATCGAGGAGCCGGAGCGCTGGGTGATCCGCCAGTCCTACACGGTGGAGGGCGGCCAGGCCGCCGTCGGCCCGCTCCTCGCCCTGGGCGCCACCGCGATCGTGGCGGCCAGCGACTACATGGCCCTCGGAGCGATCCGGGGCATCCGCCGGCAGGGACGGGTGGTGCCCGGGGACGTATCGGTCGTGGGGTACGACGGCTCGTCCATCACCGAGTTCACCGACCCTCCCCTGACCACGGTGCGCCAGCCCGCCGACCGGCTGGCCCTGGAGGTCGGGCGCAGCGTACTGGCGCTGGTCAGCAACCGGGACGTGCCCACGGGGGAGCTGCTCTTCGACCCCGAGCTGGTCATCAGGGCGACCACCG is a window from the Streptomyces sp. NBC_01244 genome containing:
- a CDS encoding PaaI family thioesterase, which translates into the protein MTTLTPADADKILHDNFAPWVLALGLTVQETGERHAVLRLPWSDALARDGGGLSGQALMAAADTATVIAISAARGAYGPMTTVQQSTSFQRPVVGADVLIDVRITKLGKRMAFADITMTPEGAGEPAAKASTVYALLG
- a CDS encoding MFS transporter, giving the protein MTGRRTGLIHNRPFTVFWLGQALSVLGGSVSMLALPLLVLEVTGSLVGMGLITALSGVFAIATGTFAGHVVDRVDRRRLMIGCDLARAVLLGSVPLMWSFGGPRIWLLYVLTALVTVLKTLFDVAYVSAVPSLVEPADLAAANGRLMGTFALGTLLGPVVAGLLVSGVGGAWALALDGASFLVSAVSLRWVRFGVRGDPAEPRPSGSTSLREVFVVGFRFLWAHALLRPLTILLTLLTFVTVGATDLLIFRLQNDLDRDPATVGYVIAVSGIGVVCASFAAGPLRRALGFGPCWLGSVALIGVSVAAIGVGRSVPLIAAMAALLMFGLTVGGICSMTLRQEVTPDHLLGRVTSAFWTVHNASGPVGAAALTALAARHGVPSTSLAAGAFCLLIAASGLLTPLRSARPTPPRKPPAASTGRLPDRAAAGPRRRDRPGAAG
- a CDS encoding ABC transporter substrate-binding protein; translated protein: MLRTVGAIAAGAGSLGGLTACSGTGAEGAGGQGGAAGDKEKGRITVWSWQGPAAEMKALVPEFNKKYPGIEVTVEDIGNPAIWDKITTGLAAGGQGLADVLHIGVAYLPGYVEKFPGGLADLGPLGANAYRDEFAQGMWQTVSPDGKRVNALPWEANSAGFYYRADLFEKAGVDAGALQTWEETIEAGKEIKGKTGAHLLGIDKPASQADAANFFQMLLQLQGAFYFDLAGNITLDSPEAVKAMTLIKTMNDAGLVSDLAGGWNALMSSLKQGTAAVLPMPTWFGGIIEEQVPQEAGRWKVRLPPAVRRGGSTAATVNSTHLAVAGSSKHQAAAWSFVEFVLTRPASQVKIYRGKGIAPALLKAYEDAVFHEPSAFFGGQKKGEVFLEALKAPSSAFNYTADYARALKLVTDAQSKVLLSGADPAKVLKEAADQLGRQTGRKVSR
- a CDS encoding carbohydrate ABC transporter permease gives rise to the protein MTATLTGREARAVPARGAARRPRARRRVAPYLFVLPALLLFAAFKLYPIGRSFVISLHQTVGGTERFVGADNYTRLLHDPLFWTALKNTAVILAVQVPVMLALATGLAVALDSTALRARAVFRLGFFLPMVTGLVAYGIVFSVLLNKDYGLANWLTGLAGLDPTPWLTDPLWAKVSLGLALTWHYTGYNAVILLARLQTVPAELYDAAAVDGAGAWSSFRHVTLPGLRPALLLTTVLSTIGTLQIFDEPYVLTGGGPDNATLTIGVYLYQNAFKYFDFGYASAIAYALAVLIGILGVIQFRFLGEKS
- a CDS encoding carbohydrate ABC transporter permease — encoded protein: MTAARHRGRSILLTSGLAIALAAVLVPFYWLVVAATHSSGEIFDSPPPLLPGSHLAENVQTLQDTAQFGRVILNSLLIAAIYTLCAGAVCTLAGYGFAKYRFRGREPLFGLLMLGLVVPAQVTLVPLFQLMAELRWLGTYQAVIMPNLALPFGIFLMRQSMAALPDELLDSGRMDGCGELRLFWRVVLPPMKPALAALAIFLFLYQWNDFVWPLIVLRDSATFTVPVALASLQGLDETDYGAILAGTAAAAIPMALVFLALQRQFVSGLLAGAVKE
- a CDS encoding glycoside hydrolase family 36 protein, producing the protein MTSAVTTPVTTVDPVTTADPVTTVEPVTTAGLAPAPEEPLLDGVSLAVLAHAPGVHPAWTLTELPDGLRMLEVRADGAPVEIRFSVPLGDAAGYWHPQGGWRRTLLADWEGRSRVSLVDGHAAGCLYDHGGATLLTFAATDPVPEAALRFGVSEENDTHVVHLRLPAARQAHRILLVPRSPSVARAMRALRSWFDAEFAPAPVPDGARTPVYSTWYAFNQDVSAPAVETQAELAAGLGCGALILDDGWQEGGHGRGYAGCGDWEPDRAKFPDFAGHVARVRAHGLSYLAWVAPLLLGSGAACHDRWAPCAPVPSTVPGAHVLDPRRPEVRAHVVGLCVRLVRAYGLDGLKLDFLEQAMAYAGDGAGDVGVAMVTLLTELRAALESVRPGVLLELRQPYTGPGMAPFGNMLRSFDCPADATANRVRTLDTALLAVGGAVHSDMLLWSPEAPVEVVARQLIGALHAVPQISVRLDGLPAAHREAVRFWLGRWRLHRELLLDGEVEPGRPDELYPLVRAGAGDHCLMSVHGDRVVPLDFSAYSRFDLVNGSDRDRVMVEVLGGGGRIRGVVHGPDGRIMDGPPSYLPEGARSLVVPRGGLVSLTITEGPR
- a CDS encoding LacI family DNA-binding transcriptional regulator: MKVGITEVAARAQVSEATVSRVINRRQGVSKKTRDAVEQAMADVGYERQTQGQLVAVITEFVSNPFFADVAERIESALAPHGLKTILCPAFPGGVQERDFISALVDKGVAAVVFLSASNTVEGADTETYELLRQRRVPYVGINGEFADGVATPVFSTDDALAAELAVDHLHRLGHRRIGMASGPAGNQPADRRVRGFLEAMAKRGIEEPERWVIRQSYTVEGGQAAVGPLLALGATAIVAASDYMALGAIRGIRRQGRVVPGDVSVVGYDGSSITEFTDPPLTTVRQPADRLALEVGRSVLALVSNRDVPTGELLFDPELVIRATTGPAPAAPAEPGA